GCCCTCGGTGACGACCGCCATGAAGTGGCGGAGCTGGCGCATCTCCATCCATCTATCCTAGAGATGGCACCGAGCGAATCCATCTGTTGGACCGCTGGACGGCCCGCGAGCCAGGCTGGACGCATGACTCGCAGACCGACTCTCTGGCTCCGCCTCGCCTCCTTCGTCCGCGCCCTCGCGCGCGCGGACCACCACTACTCGGGCGGCTACTAAGGCCTGTCCGAGATGCCTCAGAGGTACTTCTTCAACTCCCGCCGCGCCAGCGACCGCTGGTGCACCTCGTCCGGACCGTCCGCGATCATCAGCGTCCGCGCCCCGGCGTACAGCTCGGCCAGCGGGAAGTCCTGGCTGACGCCGCCCGCGCCGTGCAGCTGGATCGCGCGGTCGATGATGTCGACCACCGCGCGCGGCGTGGCGATCTTGATGGACTGGATCTCGGTGTGGGCGCCCCGGTTGCCGACGGTGTCCATCAGCCAGGCGGTCTTCAGGACCAGCAGCCGCAGCTGTTCGACCGTCACGCGGGCGTCGGCGATCCAGTTGTGGACCACGCCCTGCTGGGCCAGCGCCTTGCCGAAGGCGTCGCGGGACACGGCCCGTCGGCACATCAGCTCGATCGCCCGCTCGGCCATGCCGATCAGCCGCATGCAGTGGTGGATACGTCCCGGACCGAGGCGGGCCTGGGCGATGGCGAAGCCGCCGCCCTCCTCGCCGATCAGGTTCGCGACCGGCACGCGCGCGTGGTCGAAGATCACCTCGGCGTGACCGCCGTGGTAGTGGTCCTCGTACCCGAAGACCTTCATGGCGCGCTTGACCGTCACACCCGGGGTGTCGCGGGGGACCAGGACCATGGACTGCTGACGCCGGATGTCGGCGCCGTCCGGGTCCGTCTTGCCCATCACGATGAAGATCTTGCAGTCCGGGTTCATCGCCCCGGAGATGTACCACTTGCGGCCCGTGATGACGTAGTCGTCGCCGTCGCGCTCGATGTACGTCGTGATGTTGGTGGCGTCCGAGGAGGCCACCTCCGGCTCGGTCATCGCGAACGCCGAGCGGATCTCACCGGCGAGCAGCGGCTCAAGCCACTGCTTCTTCTGCTGCTCGTCGCCGAACTGGGAGAGCACCTCCATGTTGCCGGTGTCCGGCGCCGCGCAGTTCAGCGCGGTCGGCGCCAGCTGCGGGGAACGGCCGGTGATCTCGGCCAGCGGTGCGTACTGGAGGTTGGTGAGCCCGGCGCCGTACTCGGCGTCGGGCAGGAAGAGGTTCCACAGGCCCTGCCTGCGTGCCTCCGCCTTCAGCTCCTCCACCACGGCGGGCGTGTCCCACGGGGACGCGAGCGCGGCCCGCTGCTCCTCCGCCACCGCCTCGGCCGGGTAGACGTACTCGTCCATGAAGGCGAGCAGCTTGGCGCGCAGTTCCT
This DNA window, taken from Streptomyces sp. NBC_00663, encodes the following:
- a CDS encoding acyl-CoA dehydrogenase, encoding MDFAFDARTEELRAKLLAFMDEYVYPAEAVAEEQRAALASPWDTPAVVEELKAEARRQGLWNLFLPDAEYGAGLTNLQYAPLAEITGRSPQLAPTALNCAAPDTGNMEVLSQFGDEQQKKQWLEPLLAGEIRSAFAMTEPEVASSDATNITTYIERDGDDYVITGRKWYISGAMNPDCKIFIVMGKTDPDGADIRRQQSMVLVPRDTPGVTVKRAMKVFGYEDHYHGGHAEVIFDHARVPVANLIGEEGGGFAIAQARLGPGRIHHCMRLIGMAERAIELMCRRAVSRDAFGKALAQQGVVHNWIADARVTVEQLRLLVLKTAWLMDTVGNRGAHTEIQSIKIATPRAVVDIIDRAIQLHGAGGVSQDFPLAELYAGARTLMIADGPDEVHQRSLARRELKKYL